In one Lolium rigidum isolate FL_2022 chromosome 3, APGP_CSIRO_Lrig_0.1, whole genome shotgun sequence genomic region, the following are encoded:
- the LOC124695651 gene encoding inorganic phosphate transporter 1-2-like has protein sequence MAGEQLNVLKALDQAKTQWYHFTAVVIAGMGFFTDAYDLFCISLVTRLLGRIYYTEAGSNEPGHLPANVSAAVNGVALCGTLAGQLFFGWLGDKLGRKSVYGFTLILMVLCSIASGLSFGHEAKGVIGTLCFFRFWLGFGVGGDYPLSATIMSEYANKKTRGTFIAAVFAMQGFGILFGTIVTIVVSSAFRNAFPAPPFYIDATSSIGPEADYVWRIIVMFGTIPAALTYYWRMKMPETARYTALITRNTKQATADMSRVLNKDITEEEEKVQLQVASGDTWGLFSRQFMSRHGLHLLATTSTWFLLDVAFYSQNLFQKDIFTKVGWIPPARTMSALEELYRIARAQALIALCGTVPGYWFTVAFIDIIGRFWIQLMGFAMMTIFMLAIAVPYDYLVKPGHHTGFVVLYGLTFFFANFGPNSTTFIVPAEIFPARLRSTCHGVSAAAGKAGAIIGAFGFLYASQDQKKPDKGYSAGIGMRNALFVLAGTNFLGLLFSLLVPESKGRSLEEISKENVGNDGTEA, from the coding sequence ATGGCGGGTGAACAACTCAACGTGTTGAAAGCGCTTGACCAGGCGAAAACGCAATGGTACCATTTCACGGCCGTGGTGATCGCCGGCATGGGCTTCTTCACCGACGCCTACGACCTGTTCTGCATCTCCCTGGTCACTAGGCTGCTGGGGCGCATCTACTACACCGAAGCTGGCAGCAACGAGCCGGGTCACCTCCCGGCAAACGTGTCGGCCGCCGTGAACGGCGTGGCCCTCTGCGGCACGCTCGCCGGCCAGCTCTTCTTTGGCTGGCTCGGTGATAAGCTCGGCCGCAAGAGCGTCTATGGTTTCACGCTCATCCTCATGGTCCTCTGCTCCATCGCGTCAGGGCTCTCGTTCGGCCACGAGGCCAAAGGCGTCATAGGGACGCTCTGTTTCTTTCGCTTCTGGCTTGGCTTTGGCGTCGGCGGCGACTACCCCTTATCAGCAACTATTATGTCTGAGTACGCCAACAAGAAGACACGTGGAACCTTCATCGCTGCCGTCTTTGCCATGCAGGGCTTCGGCATCCTGTTCGGTACCATCGTCACCATCGTCGTCTCATCCGCGTTCCGGAACGCATTCCCAGCGCCACCATTCTACATCGACGCAACGTCATCCATTGGGCCGGAGGCCGATTACGTTTGGCGCATCATTGTCATGTTCGGCACCATCCCTGCCGCGCTGACCTACTACTGGCGCATGAAGATGCCAGAGACCGCAAGGTACACGGCGCTCATCACCCGCAACACAAAGCAGGCCACCGCAGACATGTCCAGGGTGCTCAACAAGGacatcaccgaggaggaggagaaggtccaGCTTCAGGTGGCCTCCGGGGACACCTGGGGCCTCTTCTCGCGGCAGTTCATGAGCCGCCACGGACTACACCTGCTAGCCACCACTAGCACCTGGTTCCTACTGGATGTTGCCTTCTACAGCCAGAACCTATTCCAGAAGGACATCTTCACCAAGGTCGGTTGGATCCCACCGGCAAGGACAATGAGTGCCCTCGAGGAGCTGTACCGCATCGCTCGTGCCCAGGCGCTCATCGCTCTTTGCGGCACCGTACCGGGCTACTGGTTCACCGTCGCCTTCATCGACATCATTGGCAGGTTCTGGATCCAGCTCATGGGTTTTGCCATGATGACCATCTTTATGCTCGCCATCGCCGTGCCCTACGACTACCTCGTCAAGCCGGGGCACCACACTGGCTTCGTCGTTCTGTATGGTCTCACCTTCTTCTTCGCCAATTTCGGGCCCAACAGCACAACCTTCATCGTGCCCGCCGAGATCTTTCCGGCGAGGCTCCGCTCCACGTGCCATGGTGTCTCTGCCGCTGCCGGTAAGGCTGGAGCGATTATCGGTGCATTCGGGTTCCTGTATGCATCACAGGACCAGAAGAAGCCCGACAAAGGGTACTCCGCCGGTATCGGCATGCGCAACGCACTCTTCGTGCTTGCCGGCACCAACTTCCTGGGCTTGCTCTTCTCACTGTTAGTGCCAGAGTCCAAGGGCAGGTCGCTCGAGGAGATCTCCAAGGAAAACGTCGGCAACGATGGCACCGAAGCTTAG